From Terriglobia bacterium, one genomic window encodes:
- a CDS encoding beta-lactamase family protein, which translates to MKPRMVLPFALQLVLLASIAMAQAPKKTPVPPTPQSPTAGESKVTEPPHELTAEDVHAFLDGFVPMQLEREDIAGAVVLVVKDGAILFAKGYGYSDVEKKTPVTVDATLFRPGSISKLFTWTAVMQLVEQGKLDLDRDINDYLDFKIPAKFGKPITLRNIMTHTPGFEEQIKDLITEDAAPVATLKQHLVTHIPERIFPPGTTPAYSNYGASLAGYIVERVSGRPFNDYVAENIFKPLGMAHSTFTQPLPADLKPQMSNGYRLGSGKAKPFEMIEEAPAGALAATAADISRFMIAHLQNGKLENAQILRPETVTQMHSRQFGLSPALNGMCLGFYEESRNGKRIIGHGGDTVYFHSDLHLMLENGIGFFVSYNSGGKGDISPRSALWYHFLDRYFPYTPPKIEKLASADADAKTVAGRYLTTRRSEGSFLKVGAVEENVRVTPEENGTIKVEPFKDFNGQIKKWQEIAPLVYRSVNGQDLLAFVRDYNGNMLLAPNFPAAAEQRVSLAQSADFNQALIVGVLIILGLTLLCWLLAAIIRGHYHQRLELDPSYMRLRPWVRVICAVDITFLLIFLTVLTSGGINVLSSRTDFKFQAIQFLGVVGALGTVVVLLASLRSWRDPHAWFWGKVWNLLLLLACLGFVWFSYHWNLLNFNMNY; encoded by the coding sequence ATGAAACCAAGGATGGTTCTGCCATTTGCTCTTCAGCTTGTCCTGCTCGCTTCCATTGCGATGGCGCAGGCGCCAAAAAAGACGCCGGTTCCTCCCACACCTCAGTCGCCGACGGCTGGTGAATCGAAGGTGACGGAGCCTCCGCATGAGCTTACCGCGGAAGACGTGCATGCTTTCCTGGATGGCTTTGTTCCCATGCAGCTTGAGAGAGAAGACATAGCCGGGGCAGTGGTGCTGGTGGTAAAGGATGGGGCAATCTTATTCGCCAAGGGTTACGGCTATAGTGACGTGGAAAAGAAAACTCCAGTAACGGTTGATGCCACGCTGTTCCGTCCGGGGTCGATTTCCAAGCTGTTTACCTGGACCGCCGTGATGCAACTGGTGGAACAAGGCAAGCTCGACCTCGACCGCGACATCAACGACTATTTGGACTTCAAAATCCCGGCAAAATTTGGCAAGCCGATTACGCTACGCAACATCATGACGCATACTCCGGGTTTTGAGGAGCAGATCAAAGACCTGATCACCGAAGATGCGGCACCTGTCGCCACGCTGAAGCAGCATCTTGTCACGCATATTCCGGAACGCATCTTCCCTCCTGGAACCACTCCTGCTTATTCCAATTACGGAGCTTCGCTCGCCGGATACATTGTGGAGCGCGTCTCGGGACGTCCATTCAATGATTACGTGGCAGAAAATATTTTCAAGCCGCTGGGAATGGCGCACTCGACTTTCACTCAGCCGCTGCCTGCCGACTTGAAGCCGCAGATGTCCAATGGCTACCGGCTAGGGTCGGGCAAGGCAAAGCCGTTCGAAATGATTGAAGAAGCTCCGGCTGGAGCATTAGCCGCCACTGCGGCTGATATTTCGCGATTCATGATCGCTCACCTTCAAAACGGCAAACTTGAAAACGCGCAGATTCTGCGTCCGGAGACAGTAACGCAGATGCACTCACGCCAGTTTGGGCTTAGCCCGGCGCTCAACGGCATGTGCCTGGGCTTCTATGAAGAATCGCGCAATGGGAAACGCATCATCGGCCACGGTGGAGACACGGTTTACTTCCACAGCGACCTGCATCTGATGCTGGAAAACGGTATTGGCTTCTTTGTCTCGTATAACAGCGGCGGCAAGGGCGACATTAGTCCACGCAGCGCTTTGTGGTATCACTTTTTGGATCGTTACTTTCCTTACACGCCGCCCAAAATTGAGAAGCTGGCTAGCGCTGATGCCGATGCGAAAACCGTTGCCGGTCGATATCTTACGACGCGCCGATCTGAAGGTAGTTTTCTGAAGGTTGGCGCTGTCGAAGAAAATGTCCGCGTTACACCAGAGGAGAATGGAACCATCAAAGTGGAGCCCTTCAAGGATTTCAATGGGCAGATCAAAAAATGGCAGGAGATTGCGCCGCTGGTTTATCGCTCCGTGAATGGCCAGGACCTGCTTGCTTTCGTTCGCGACTACAACGGGAATATGCTGCTGGCGCCGAACTTCCCTGCCGCTGCAGAGCAACGCGTGTCATTGGCACAAAGCGCCGATTTTAACCAGGCATTGATCGTAGGCGTTCTGATTATTCTGGGACTGACGCTGCTGTGCTGGCTGCTGGCCGCCATAATTCGAGGACACTATCACCAGCGGCTCGAACTCGATCCCAGTTACATGCGTCTGCGGCCGTGGGTGAGAGTGATCTGCGCGGTGGATATTACATTCCTGCTGATTTTTCTGACGGTGCTTACAAGCGGAGGGATTAACGTCCTGAGTTCCCGGACCGACTTCAAATTTCAAGCGATACAGTTTCTGGGAGTCGTGGGAGCGCTGGGAACAGTTGTTGTATTGCTGGCGTCACTTCGGTCATGGAGAGACCCGCATGCATGGTTCTGGGGCAAGGTCTGGAACCTCCTGCTCCTGCTGGCTTGTCTTGGCTTTGTGTGGTTCTCTTATCACTGGAACCTGCTGAACTTCAACATGAATTACTAA
- a CDS encoding MFS transporter, which translates to MPVTVQTEARQGLSSRRALFLLSVSILLAMSLWFTGTAVIPQITTLWHSGLALGSWLTIAVQIGFSVGAITFALFNIPDVFSPIKVLVVSAIAAAAANAAFAFLAAQPLPAILLRGATGFFLAGVYPVGMKIIAGWFQRGRGLALGIMIGALTVGSAVPHAVNALGRVPWQGVILLGSAQALLGALIVALAVRQGPYAMPQSRFDPAQILEIVRNRPLRLANLGYLGHMWELYSMWGWIAVIFSVSAAWSRSMFETMAALAIAIGAVGCIWAGAASDKLQDQAAGIRVAQRARVTIIAMAISSVCCVLAALVLHRPMILIPLSLIWGIAVIADSAQFSTIISEVSDKNYVGTALTCQVALGFLLTAFVIRLMAAIAALYGWNWALASMALGPLLGIWAMTGLLNRQRVPTH; encoded by the coding sequence ATGCCTGTAACGGTTCAGACAGAAGCCCGCCAGGGACTTTCATCCCGGCGGGCACTTTTTTTGCTTTCAGTTTCCATTTTGCTGGCCATGTCACTGTGGTTCACCGGGACCGCCGTGATTCCGCAGATCACAACACTCTGGCATTCGGGGCTGGCGCTGGGATCATGGCTTACGATTGCGGTGCAAATTGGATTTTCTGTCGGAGCAATCACTTTTGCGCTGTTCAATATTCCCGATGTTTTTAGTCCAATTAAAGTTCTGGTTGTTTCTGCCATTGCGGCAGCGGCTGCCAATGCCGCGTTTGCTTTTTTAGCCGCGCAACCACTTCCAGCCATTCTGCTGCGAGGCGCTACAGGATTCTTCCTGGCCGGTGTTTATCCCGTAGGGATGAAGATTATTGCAGGGTGGTTCCAGCGCGGACGTGGTCTGGCTCTCGGGATAATGATTGGCGCGCTGACGGTTGGATCGGCGGTGCCCCATGCCGTGAATGCTTTAGGCAGAGTTCCCTGGCAGGGCGTGATCCTGCTAGGAAGCGCGCAAGCATTGCTGGGCGCTTTGATTGTTGCTTTGGCGGTTCGCCAAGGGCCGTATGCCATGCCGCAATCGCGCTTTGATCCAGCGCAGATTCTTGAGATTGTCCGTAACAGACCATTACGACTCGCTAATCTTGGCTATCTCGGTCACATGTGGGAGCTCTATTCCATGTGGGGATGGATCGCCGTGATCTTTTCAGTGTCAGCGGCGTGGTCCCGCTCAATGTTTGAAACCATGGCCGCATTAGCAATAGCTATTGGAGCAGTTGGCTGCATCTGGGCCGGGGCAGCTAGTGATAAATTGCAGGACCAGGCGGCTGGCATACGCGTGGCGCAGCGCGCACGCGTAACCATTATTGCCATGGCCATCAGCTCTGTATGTTGCGTGCTGGCTGCACTGGTTCTGCATCGACCGATGATTCTGATTCCACTTTCCCTGATCTGGGGAATAGCGGTCATTGCCGATTCAGCGCAATTCTCCACCATAATTAGTGAGGTATCGGATAAAAACTACGTCGGGACGGCGCTGACCTGCCAGGTAGCGTTGGGATTTCTGTTGACAGCTTTTGTCATCCGCTTGATGGCAGCCATTGCGGCGCTCTACGGATGGAACTGGGCACTGGCAAGCATGGCGCTAGGACCATTGCTCGGAATCTGGGCGATGACTGGATTGCTCAATAGACAGCGAGTTCCAACGCATTAG
- a CDS encoding redoxin domain-containing protein encodes MQNFQKNLQKLEAADTQVLGVSMDSPFSNAAWAEKEGIKFPILSDWEGNFTKELGIYTTQHHARRVTFLLDKEGKVLEMQMDREAIDPTAVVTSCERRKLKG; translated from the coding sequence ATGCAGAACTTCCAGAAGAACCTGCAAAAACTGGAAGCTGCAGACACCCAGGTACTGGGTGTAAGTATGGACAGCCCTTTCAGCAACGCTGCATGGGCGGAAAAAGAAGGAATCAAGTTCCCCATCTTGAGTGATTGGGAGGGAAACTTTACCAAAGAACTCGGCATTTACACGACACAACATCACGCACGCCGGGTGACCTTCCTGCTGGATAAGGAAGGCAAGGTTCTGGAGATGCAAATGGATCGCGAAGCTATTGATCCTACCGCCGTTGTGACCTCCTGCGAACGCCGGAAGCTCAAAGGCTAG
- a CDS encoding redoxin family protein, with product MRRRTAVQMLGTLALLGPTAGTSLFSQSDKKEEKKEAPPAQPEPKVKVGDTFPDFTLIDQNRNKVSLHDFKGKKNVAVAFVFFAFTPG from the coding sequence ATGCGTAGAAGAACTGCCGTCCAAATGTTGGGAACGCTAGCGCTGCTGGGGCCAACTGCCGGAACCAGCTTGTTTTCGCAAAGCGATAAGAAAGAAGAAAAAAAAGAGGCGCCCCCGGCGCAGCCTGAGCCCAAGGTCAAAGTGGGCGATACCTTCCCTGATTTTACTCTCATCGACCAGAATCGGAATAAAGTCTCTCTGCACGACTTCAAAGGTAAGAAGAATGTTGCGGTCGCATTTGTTTTTTTCGCCTTCACCCCTGGTTGA
- a CDS encoding SIMPL domain-containing protein — MKRLLFVAVLALAAVASAQVSSTPAAIQLNTIYAGADGKFEAAPDTAVIRMDIASQQDTSRAAYDRAALAVDHVRQILKNNGIDLKAAQFGTYQGQPMYDWKNPKHKVIGYRVTSDITLKLRDFTKIGALTEQLADVEDTQNQSVNYTLEDIEQAKAKASEDALKKARNQAAAVASAGGRTLGDLLYASVDVNQPNIVPMVFAQGMARSAAPAATPPPMADFTPQTVTINAHVNALFALK, encoded by the coding sequence ATGAAAAGATTACTTTTTGTGGCAGTCCTGGCGTTGGCCGCCGTCGCCTCTGCGCAGGTTTCCAGCACTCCCGCTGCAATCCAGCTCAATACCATTTATGCCGGCGCCGATGGCAAATTTGAAGCCGCTCCAGACACTGCTGTCATCCGCATGGACATTGCTTCCCAGCAGGACACATCGCGCGCCGCCTATGACCGCGCAGCTTTGGCCGTCGATCACGTTCGCCAGATCTTGAAGAACAATGGCATTGATTTGAAAGCCGCGCAATTTGGGACGTATCAGGGCCAGCCCATGTACGATTGGAAAAATCCCAAACACAAAGTGATCGGGTATCGAGTGACCTCGGACATCACTTTGAAGCTGCGCGACTTTACCAAGATCGGCGCACTTACAGAGCAATTGGCGGACGTTGAGGACACGCAGAACCAGTCAGTGAATTACACCCTGGAAGACATTGAACAAGCCAAGGCCAAAGCATCAGAAGATGCGCTGAAAAAAGCCCGCAACCAGGCAGCAGCCGTCGCTAGTGCTGGTGGACGTACACTGGGCGATCTTCTCTATGCCTCGGTAGACGTGAACCAGCCGAACATCGTGCCTATGGTATTCGCGCAGGGCATGGCACGCTCAGCCGCGCCTGCGGCCACGCCGCCGCCCATGGCTGATTTCACTCCGCAAACGGTAACTATCAACGCGCATGTGAATGCCTTGTTCGCGTTGAAATAA
- a CDS encoding prohibitin family protein has translation MSHFDPRIISSNPKSISGTPILVGTGLVFLIILLWASVAYVPPGNVGVLVYFGRVTGETLPAGTHFVSPFKINHVFSVRTQTQEEHTSTPSMEGLNLEIDTSLIYHLEQSRAADVYSKLGPDYARTIIDPNLRSTIRDTTAGHSANTLYSSSRKEVEDEIKAGLKAALEPRGVIVESVLLRDIQLPHTLRASIETKQQAEQESLAMNFRLQKERQEADRKRIEAQGIHDFQQIVAQGISAQLLQWKGIEATETLAKSPNAKIIVIGNPKNGLPLIMGQD, from the coding sequence ATGTCACACTTCGATCCCAGAATTATCAGCTCAAATCCCAAGTCAATTTCCGGCACTCCCATCCTGGTCGGGACTGGGCTTGTGTTCCTCATCATCCTTTTGTGGGCTTCCGTTGCGTATGTTCCGCCGGGAAATGTGGGTGTGCTGGTTTATTTTGGAAGGGTAACGGGTGAAACGCTGCCGGCAGGCACCCATTTTGTTTCTCCATTCAAAATCAACCATGTCTTTTCCGTGCGGACACAAACGCAGGAGGAGCACACCTCCACGCCGTCCATGGAAGGCCTGAACCTGGAGATTGACACGTCTCTTATTTATCACCTGGAACAGAGCCGTGCTGCAGATGTGTACAGCAAGCTGGGACCGGACTACGCTCGCACCATCATCGATCCCAACCTGCGTTCCACTATTCGCGATACCACCGCGGGACATTCCGCCAACACGCTTTATTCAAGTTCACGAAAAGAAGTGGAGGACGAGATCAAAGCTGGATTGAAGGCCGCGCTGGAGCCAAGGGGAGTCATAGTGGAAAGCGTGCTCTTGCGCGACATTCAGCTTCCACACACGTTAAGGGCATCCATTGAAACGAAGCAGCAGGCGGAGCAGGAGTCGCTGGCGATGAATTTCCGGCTGCAAAAGGAACGCCAGGAAGCGGACCGCAAGAGGATTGAAGCCCAGGGCATTCATGACTTCCAGCAGATTGTGGCCCAGGGAATCAGCGCGCAGCTACTGCAGTGGAAAGGCATTGAGGCCACGGAAACTCTGGCTAAAAGCCCCAACGCCAAGATTATTGTGATCGGCAATCCCAAGAATGGTCTGCCGCTGATCATGGGCCAGGACTAG